A region from the Catellatospora sp. TT07R-123 genome encodes:
- a CDS encoding PD40 domain-containing protein, with protein sequence MRAMIGRDRAVRAAVVAASFALVAGCGPKDSPSAEFSSPEPGAAPAGTAPYKAGTLLVSNGTETVQIGGKPVTFPTKVTDAAWSPDGSRVAFVDGDGDIASARPDGTGLKKLTKAKAGVHRSRPAWISEGAEISFTETSGGKDRLVTVYGNGGMQYDQQREVPTSLAPDSAETGNSTVTGSAAHNDSADIAFQHKGAKGGEVWVVDFNQREPFGLKLSEGTEPALSPDGSHVAFVGANGQISVIETKDKAKPTQIGFGAAKPTHLVWTPDGKSVAYTTASGVESIPAQVAKGAKENPATKLSEITGVPTFLGRVTDRVTRLATGDPVATALAVSRAAWPTQQEPYMNCECDRVADLVIAPAAKPELALAGARMATGRRSAFLLNSGANLDAKVEAEIKRIFGAIRPKEGGSPYAHVVGDKSLISDAVLNRLKTLGFEVDRVSAADRFALAASTALAGEPQGASDVVLVSVSDPATLGASYAGDYYGVKVLLTDGKKMPAATAAFLSKLGPDAKLVAAGTAIDALAAWSARPARLKATEVRGADDAATAALLLDRYAGAVKRPILVSSSDPVAFAIAAGQSQAGPVLAVDAAALPAPLADWLSVSSAGVNEVWVLGGTEAFPPAALETVGGRISGPQGVATS encoded by the coding sequence ATGCGGGCAATGATCGGACGTGACCGGGCGGTGCGGGCCGCGGTCGTCGCAGCCTCGTTCGCGCTGGTGGCGGGGTGCGGTCCGAAGGATTCGCCGTCGGCCGAGTTCTCCAGCCCGGAGCCTGGCGCGGCGCCGGCGGGGACTGCGCCGTACAAGGCCGGCACGCTGCTGGTCTCGAACGGCACCGAGACGGTGCAGATCGGCGGCAAGCCGGTCACCTTCCCCACCAAGGTCACCGACGCGGCGTGGTCGCCCGACGGCAGCCGGGTGGCCTTCGTCGACGGCGACGGAGACATCGCCTCGGCCCGTCCCGACGGGACCGGCCTGAAGAAGCTGACCAAGGCGAAGGCGGGGGTGCACCGCAGCCGTCCGGCGTGGATCTCGGAGGGTGCCGAGATCTCGTTCACCGAGACCTCCGGCGGCAAGGACCGCCTCGTCACCGTGTACGGCAACGGCGGCATGCAGTACGACCAGCAGCGCGAGGTCCCGACCAGCCTGGCCCCGGACTCGGCGGAGACCGGCAACTCGACGGTGACCGGCAGCGCGGCCCACAACGACTCGGCGGACATCGCCTTCCAGCACAAGGGCGCCAAGGGCGGCGAGGTCTGGGTGGTGGACTTCAACCAGCGTGAGCCGTTCGGCCTCAAGCTGTCCGAGGGCACCGAGCCCGCGCTGTCGCCCGACGGGAGCCACGTGGCCTTCGTCGGCGCCAACGGCCAGATCAGCGTCATCGAGACCAAGGACAAGGCCAAGCCCACCCAGATCGGGTTCGGCGCCGCCAAGCCCACGCACCTGGTCTGGACGCCGGACGGCAAGAGCGTCGCCTACACCACCGCCTCCGGGGTGGAGTCGATCCCCGCCCAGGTGGCCAAGGGTGCCAAGGAGAACCCGGCGACGAAGCTGTCGGAGATCACCGGCGTGCCCACCTTCCTCGGCCGGGTGACCGACCGGGTGACCCGCCTGGCCACCGGCGACCCGGTGGCCACGGCGCTGGCGGTGTCGCGGGCGGCGTGGCCGACGCAGCAGGAGCCGTACATGAACTGCGAGTGCGACCGCGTCGCCGACCTGGTGATCGCGCCCGCGGCCAAGCCGGAGCTGGCGCTGGCGGGGGCGCGGATGGCGACCGGGCGGCGCTCGGCGTTCCTGCTGAACAGCGGCGCGAACCTCGACGCCAAGGTCGAGGCCGAGATCAAGCGGATCTTCGGTGCGATTCGGCCGAAGGAGGGCGGCAGCCCGTACGCCCACGTCGTCGGCGACAAGTCGCTGATCTCCGACGCCGTGCTCAACCGGCTCAAGACGCTCGGCTTCGAGGTGGACCGCGTGTCGGCGGCGGACCGCTTCGCCCTGGCGGCGTCCACCGCCCTCGCGGGCGAACCGCAGGGCGCATCCGACGTCGTGCTGGTCTCCGTGAGCGACCCGGCCACGCTCGGGGCGTCCTACGCCGGGGACTACTACGGGGTGAAGGTGCTGCTGACCGACGGGAAGAAGATGCCCGCGGCGACGGCGGCGTTCCTGTCGAAGCTGGGCCCGGACGCGAAGCTGGTCGCGGCGGGCACCGCGATCGACGCGCTGGCCGCCTGGTCGGCCAGGCCCGCGCGGCTGAAGGCGACCGAGGTCCGGGGCGCCGACGACGCCGCGACGGCGGCGCTGCTGCTCGACCGGTACGCGGGAGCCGTCAAGCGCCCGATCCTGGTCTCCAGCAGCGACCCGGTGGCGTTCGCCATCGCCGCGGGCCAGTCGCAGGCCGGGCCGGTGCTGGCGGTCGACGCGGCGGCGCTGCCCGCCCCGCTGGCCGACTGGCTCAGCGTGTCGTCGGCCGGGGTCAACGAGGTCTGGGTGCTCGGTGGCACCGAGGCGTTCCCGCCGGCGGCCCTGGAGACCGTCGGCGGCCGGATCAGCGGCCCGCAGGGCGTCGCCACCTCCTGA
- a CDS encoding S1C family serine protease gives MSEIDKPPYGAQPPAEGNHAAHPDPAAAPAAYPAEGTAPQAAHDPAPAWSQPSGTPSSPVPATPAGPEAGQPASSPAGEQPTAQQPTVQQPAVAAPSGQVPQHPVAGQQPAAPYQGAHGYPTGGYPGYQQQGGYPVGGYPAQHAYGTPAGATWTPPGSGQQKGSGLGGTIAKIAIGSVAAVVLALGSGIAGAVIATKYADDGKITVSTGSTAAAPVIDRGSLAAVAAALSPSVVNIATGSGEGSGIVLTEDGYIVTNNHVVAGAAGREVTVTLADGKKVKATIVGTDPRTDLGVVKADAKGLKFATFGNSDQVAVGDTVLAIGSPLGLQGSVTAGIISARDRTISVGESRGTSLSGLLQTDAPINPGNSGGALVNTKGEIVGINTAIATNGTGDGNIGVGFAIPSNKAKSVAEQIMNGKPVSHPYLGVSVTAADTGGASVSAVTEGSPAAKAGLQKGDVVTKFAGRIINDSDDLVSAVQSGTVGQQVTVEFTRNGEPMSATVTLGEAS, from the coding sequence ATGAGCGAGATCGACAAGCCCCCGTACGGTGCGCAGCCTCCGGCCGAGGGCAACCACGCAGCGCATCCGGACCCGGCCGCCGCGCCCGCGGCGTACCCGGCCGAGGGCACGGCCCCGCAGGCCGCGCACGATCCCGCACCGGCGTGGTCGCAGCCGTCCGGCACCCCTTCCTCCCCGGTGCCGGCGACACCGGCCGGGCCCGAGGCGGGACAGCCCGCGTCGAGCCCGGCCGGGGAGCAGCCGACCGCCCAGCAGCCGACCGTCCAGCAGCCCGCTGTTGCGGCGCCGTCCGGCCAGGTCCCGCAGCACCCGGTGGCCGGCCAGCAGCCGGCCGCCCCGTACCAGGGCGCGCACGGCTACCCGACCGGCGGCTACCCCGGCTACCAGCAGCAGGGCGGCTACCCGGTCGGCGGTTACCCGGCACAGCACGCGTACGGCACCCCGGCCGGGGCCACCTGGACCCCGCCGGGCAGCGGCCAGCAGAAGGGCAGCGGCCTCGGCGGCACCATCGCCAAGATCGCGATCGGTTCCGTCGCCGCGGTGGTGCTCGCCCTGGGCTCCGGCATCGCCGGTGCCGTCATCGCCACCAAGTACGCCGACGACGGCAAGATCACGGTGTCGACCGGCAGCACCGCCGCCGCTCCGGTCATCGACCGCGGCTCGCTGGCGGCGGTCGCCGCCGCGCTGTCGCCCAGCGTCGTCAACATCGCCACCGGCTCCGGCGAGGGCTCGGGCATCGTGCTGACCGAGGACGGCTACATCGTCACCAACAACCACGTGGTGGCCGGTGCGGCCGGGCGCGAGGTGACGGTGACCCTGGCCGACGGCAAGAAGGTCAAGGCCACCATCGTCGGCACCGACCCGCGCACCGACCTCGGCGTGGTCAAGGCCGACGCCAAGGGCCTGAAGTTCGCCACCTTCGGCAACAGCGACCAGGTCGCCGTCGGTGACACGGTGCTGGCCATCGGCAGCCCGCTCGGCCTGCAGGGCTCGGTCACCGCGGGCATCATCAGCGCTCGCGACCGCACCATCTCGGTCGGCGAGAGCCGCGGCACCTCGCTGTCGGGCCTGCTCCAGACCGACGCCCCGATCAACCCGGGCAACTCCGGCGGCGCGCTGGTCAACACCAAGGGCGAGATCGTCGGCATCAACACCGCCATCGCCACCAACGGCACCGGCGACGGCAACATCGGCGTCGGCTTCGCGATCCCGAGCAACAAGGCCAAGTCGGTCGCCGAGCAGATCATGAACGGCAAGCCGGTCAGCCACCCGTACCTGGGGGTGTCGGTGACCGCGGCGGACACCGGCGGCGCGTCGGTGAGCGCGGTGACCGAGGGCAGCCCGGCCGCCAAGGCGGGCCTGCAGAAGGGCGACGTCGTCACCAAGTTCGCCGGGCGGATCATCAACGACTCGGACGACCTGGTCTCCGCCGTCCAGTCGGGCACCGTCGGCCAGCAGGTGACTGTTGAATTCACCCGAAACGGGGAGCCCATGTCGGCAACTGTGACGCTGGGCGAAGCGTCCTAA
- a CDS encoding GNAT family N-acetyltransferase, whose product MTQMLLTAAPTGYSALIAGDAATVEAAQRLRYRVFAEEMGAQLDPSGLDQDEFDAYCDHLVVREDRTGEVVGTYRLLPPQRAIWLGRRYGDSEFDLTSLLVLRDQLVEAGRSCVHPDHRTGAVINLMWAGIAKYLDRMGFRWLSGCASVSLADGGAQASQVWDYVSRKHLAPPQLRVRPLLPWTPQAVEKPATAAAAPSLLRGYLRLGAWVAGEPAYDPAFGVADFYVLLGVDRVDPRYMKHFLA is encoded by the coding sequence ATGACGCAGATGTTGTTGACCGCAGCCCCTACGGGCTACTCCGCGTTGATCGCGGGAGATGCGGCGACGGTGGAGGCGGCCCAGCGGCTGCGCTACCGCGTGTTCGCCGAAGAGATGGGTGCCCAGCTCGACCCGAGCGGGCTCGACCAGGACGAGTTCGACGCCTACTGCGACCACCTGGTGGTGCGCGAGGACCGCACTGGCGAGGTCGTCGGCACGTACCGGCTGCTGCCGCCGCAGCGGGCGATCTGGCTGGGCCGCCGCTACGGCGACAGCGAGTTCGACCTCACCTCGCTGCTGGTGCTGCGCGACCAGCTGGTCGAGGCCGGCCGCTCGTGCGTGCACCCCGACCACCGCACCGGCGCCGTCATCAACCTGATGTGGGCCGGCATCGCCAAGTACCTCGACCGGATGGGCTTCCGCTGGCTGTCCGGCTGCGCCTCGGTGTCGCTGGCCGACGGCGGCGCGCAGGCGTCGCAGGTGTGGGACTACGTCTCGCGCAAGCACCTGGCCCCGCCGCAGCTGCGGGTCCGCCCGCTGCTGCCGTGGACCCCGCAGGCCGTCGAGAAGCCGGCGACCGCCGCCGCGGCCCCGTCGCTGCTGCGCGGCTACCTGCGGCTGGGCGCCTGGGTGGCGGGCGAGCCCGCCTACGACCCGGCGTTCGGCGTGGCCGACTTCTACGTCCTGCTGGGCGTGGACCGGGTCGACCCGCGCTACATGAAGCACTTCCTGGCCTAG
- a CDS encoding cell wall metabolism sensor histidine kinase WalK, with product MLLLVLAIVLIGVASHVAMRRYLTERVDQDLKSASEQIQGSLADNRNMQTQIVLLPSEFVVAMPRELVVNPADPGPWSISRTAFMAPTDQPVLPAKPEDLRSKVGEYLTVKARDGAPTWRLRVDLLPGNHVFVVGEQTRTIDDALHRLLWINVYGGAAVLILAAMIGTELVRRSLRPLSAIEKTAGAIAGGDLTQRVPDPEQGVPQARTEVGSLARSLNSMLAQIETAFTARAASETSARAAESAARDAAVAAQASENRARRSEEKMRRFVADASHELRTPLTTIRGFAELYRQGAARAPEETAALVKRIEDEARRMGLLVEDLLLLARMDQERPLRPTPVELRVLAVEAAQAARVMDPAREISLSVAPDSGELLVLGDDARLRQVLGNLTSNALAHTPPGTPVALRLRRDGEQAVIEVADQGSGLNEEQRERVFERFYRADAARTRRADGQVSTGLGLAIVAALVAAHHGTVEVDSDPGQGAVFRVRLPLVDLVDEADEADDVDEAGDQEPGPLPAGAQR from the coding sequence ATGCTGCTGCTGGTGCTCGCGATCGTGCTGATCGGGGTGGCCAGCCACGTCGCGATGCGCCGCTACCTCACCGAGCGGGTGGACCAGGACCTGAAGTCCGCCAGCGAGCAGATCCAGGGCTCCCTGGCCGACAACCGCAACATGCAGACCCAGATCGTGCTGCTGCCCAGCGAGTTCGTGGTGGCCATGCCGCGCGAGCTGGTGGTCAACCCGGCCGACCCGGGTCCGTGGTCGATCTCGCGCACCGCCTTCATGGCGCCGACCGATCAGCCTGTCCTGCCGGCCAAGCCCGAGGACCTGCGCAGCAAGGTCGGCGAGTACCTGACCGTCAAGGCCCGCGACGGCGCGCCCACCTGGCGGCTGCGCGTCGACCTGCTGCCGGGCAACCACGTGTTCGTGGTCGGCGAGCAGACCAGGACCATCGACGACGCGCTGCACCGCCTGCTCTGGATCAACGTGTACGGCGGCGCCGCGGTGCTCATCCTCGCCGCGATGATCGGCACCGAGCTGGTCCGCCGCAGCCTGCGCCCGCTCAGCGCGATCGAGAAGACCGCCGGGGCGATCGCGGGCGGCGACCTCACCCAGCGCGTCCCGGACCCGGAGCAGGGCGTGCCGCAGGCGCGTACCGAGGTGGGCTCGCTGGCGCGGTCGCTGAACTCGATGCTGGCCCAGATCGAGACCGCGTTCACGGCCCGTGCCGCCTCGGAGACCTCGGCCCGCGCGGCCGAGTCCGCGGCTCGCGACGCCGCCGTGGCCGCCCAGGCGTCGGAGAACCGGGCGCGCCGCTCGGAGGAGAAGATGCGCCGGTTCGTCGCCGACGCCTCACACGAGCTGCGTACGCCGCTGACCACCATCCGCGGCTTCGCCGAGCTCTACCGCCAGGGCGCGGCACGCGCACCGGAGGAGACGGCGGCGCTGGTCAAGCGGATCGAGGACGAGGCCCGGCGGATGGGCCTGCTGGTGGAGGACCTGCTGCTGCTGGCCCGGATGGACCAGGAGCGCCCGCTGCGGCCCACCCCGGTCGAGCTGCGGGTGCTCGCGGTCGAGGCGGCGCAGGCCGCCCGGGTGATGGACCCGGCCCGCGAGATCTCGCTGTCGGTCGCCCCGGACTCGGGCGAGCTGCTGGTGCTCGGCGACGACGCCCGGCTGCGCCAGGTGCTCGGCAACCTCACCAGCAACGCCCTGGCGCACACGCCACCCGGCACGCCGGTCGCGTTGCGGCTGCGCCGCGACGGGGAGCAGGCTGTCATCGAGGTGGCCGACCAGGGCTCCGGCCTGAACGAGGAGCAGCGCGAACGCGTCTTCGAGCGGTTCTACCGGGCCGACGCGGCACGGACCCGGCGCGCCGACGGGCAGGTGAGCACCGGGCTGGGGCTGGCGATCGTCGCCGCGCTGGTCGCGGCCCACCACGGCACCGTCGAGGTGGACAGCGACCCGGGCCAGGGCGCGGTGTTCCGCGTACGGCTACCACTCGTTGACCTCGTCGACGAAGCCGATGAAGCCGATGATGTCGACGAAGCCGGCGATCAGGAGCCGGGGCCGCTGCCGGCGGGCGCGCAACGCTGA
- a CDS encoding response regulator transcription factor — protein MPEANLLVVEDDPNILELLSASLRFAGFDVKAVGDGATALDAAAKMRPDLVVLDVMLPDLDGFEVIKQLRADRGRVPVVFLTARDATDDKIRGLTLGGDDYVTKPFSLEELTARIRAVLRRTNGEDTDSPKLVFADLELDEETHEVRRAGNLVQLSPTEFKLLRYLMLNPNRVLSKAQILDHVWNYDFRGDDNIVESYISYLRRKIDNVSPRLIQTLRGVGYVLRKPTS, from the coding sequence ATGCCGGAGGCGAACCTGCTGGTGGTCGAGGACGACCCCAACATCCTGGAGCTGCTGTCCGCGAGCCTGAGGTTCGCGGGCTTCGACGTGAAGGCGGTCGGCGACGGCGCGACCGCGCTCGACGCTGCCGCCAAGATGCGGCCGGACCTGGTCGTGCTCGACGTGATGCTGCCCGACCTCGACGGATTCGAGGTGATCAAGCAGCTGCGGGCCGACCGCGGCCGGGTGCCGGTCGTGTTCCTGACCGCGCGCGACGCCACCGATGACAAGATCCGCGGCCTGACGCTGGGCGGTGACGACTACGTCACCAAGCCGTTCAGCCTGGAGGAGCTGACCGCGCGCATCCGGGCGGTGCTGCGCCGCACCAACGGCGAGGACACCGACTCGCCGAAGCTCGTCTTCGCCGACCTGGAGCTCGACGAGGAGACGCACGAGGTGCGCCGCGCGGGCAACCTGGTGCAGCTGTCGCCGACCGAGTTCAAGCTGCTGCGCTACCTGATGCTCAACCCGAACCGGGTGCTGTCCAAGGCGCAGATCCTCGACCACGTGTGGAACTACGACTTCCGGGGCGACGACAACATCGTCGAGTCGTACATCTCGTACCTGCGCCGCAAGATCGACAACGTCTCGCCGCGCCTGATCCAGACGCTGCGCGGAGTCGGATACGTGCTGCGCAAGCCCACGTCGTGA
- a CDS encoding 1-acyl-sn-glycerol-3-phosphate acyltransferase, with the protein MYMSLVSPAGPQFPGRARAIPPQVPDDLWRPVSACGPRCRNAPQARAGRARQAVRVAAAALVLLIGIALPWRADLMARALLRAMGVRLRFEGPPIAPGALLVGNHVSWLDIVVVVALSGRARGLRMVAKSEVGAWPLIGRIARRQRTIFVDRARPRELPLTVAQAAAALRAGDTVQVFPEGTTTCGPHQVRWRSAFFQAALDAGAAVQPFTLTYNHPAASFIGDDTLIESLRRVLAARSLRVTVTTSPPERAVFSRRHLAYVLGEGKIHVAPR; encoded by the coding sequence ATGTACATGTCGCTGGTGAGCCCGGCCGGTCCCCAGTTCCCGGGCCGGGCTCGGGCCATACCCCCGCAGGTCCCCGACGACCTGTGGCGGCCGGTGTCGGCCTGCGGGCCGCGGTGCCGCAACGCCCCGCAGGCCCGCGCCGGGCGGGCGCGGCAGGCCGTGCGGGTGGCGGCCGCCGCGCTGGTGCTGCTGATCGGGATCGCGCTGCCGTGGCGGGCGGACCTGATGGCCCGTGCGCTGCTGCGGGCCATGGGGGTGCGGCTGCGGTTCGAGGGGCCGCCCATCGCGCCGGGCGCGCTGCTGGTCGGCAACCACGTCTCCTGGCTCGACATCGTGGTGGTGGTCGCCCTGAGCGGGCGGGCGCGCGGCCTGCGCATGGTCGCCAAGTCCGAGGTGGGCGCGTGGCCGCTGATCGGCCGGATCGCCCGCCGCCAGCGGACCATCTTCGTGGACCGGGCCCGGCCCCGGGAGCTGCCGCTGACGGTGGCGCAGGCCGCGGCCGCGCTGCGGGCCGGCGACACGGTCCAGGTCTTCCCGGAGGGCACGACCACCTGCGGCCCCCACCAGGTCCGCTGGCGCAGCGCCTTCTTCCAGGCCGCGCTGGACGCCGGGGCCGCGGTGCAGCCGTTCACCCTGACCTACAACCACCCGGCGGCGTCGTTCATCGGCGACGACACGCTGATCGAGTCGCTGCGCCGGGTGCTGGCCGCCCGGTCGCTGCGGGTGACCGTGACCACGTCGCCGCCCGAGCGCGCGGTCTTCTCACGGCGCCACCTGGCGTACGTGCTGGGCGAAGGAAAGATCCACGTGGCGCCCCGCTGA
- a CDS encoding efflux RND transporter permease subunit, which yields MSFLTRLSLASRGLVALITVAILGVGAYVLPQLRQQMFPDIQFPNVSVLAAYPGATPEIVESQVTIPIEQAVAGVDGATGVNSVSRNGSATVAITFDFGVDVDKVEGDIQQALSRISNRLPANVEPTVIAGSTDDIPVIQLAASGAGGDDQELARRLRAVVVPALNNIDGVREATLSGARDPQVTIALDPAKLAARGLTAQSVTTALTANGVSMPGGVISDGGLSYSVAVGGRFTTLTQLGDLYLTPAAGAPGAPAARPATAPGAKPAAPKPLTQLKDVATLASAPAAASQLTRTNGQPSMGVGVTAKPGANAVEISHAVNDKLAELAAQLGTGGALQVVFDQAPEVERSVSSLTTEGALGLVFAVLVILVFLLSVRSTLVTAVSIPVSVVIALIALYTGDYSLNLFTLGGLTIAIGRVVDDSIVVLENIKRHLEYGEPKKEAILTAVKEVSGAVTASTLTTVAVFLPVALVGGFVGQLFGPFGLTVTAALLASLLVSLTIVPVLAFWFLKSPQGTAEELAEIREQAEAKELRSLLQRVYVPVLRWSLAHRAITLVVAAVIFFGTVGLASRIETSFIGSSGNSFSITQQLPTGTDLATTDAAAKRVEQVLADTDGVKSYQVTVGGGGSMFGGGAPDTTKARFQVTSDADVDQAQLTETLRGKIDALDDTAVGEVVVGAVQGGFGSSNIEVSVNAPDDATLRAAAQQIKDALTQLNGLTDVDSDLSASTPQVQVALDRPAAARVGLTDAAVGQLVNQAFRGTTVTRAVIDGIEQPVILRTGAAPVDLAALRALPIGGGLRLDDVADVTTVAGPSQINRVEQVRTAKVSGAPTAEALGTLGTELEAKLKELKLPSGATYKIGGVLENQQSAFGDLFLAMGVAVALVFIVMIGTFRGLAQPMVLLVSIPFAATGALLALLVTGQPMGLAAMIGMLMLVGIVVTNAIVLLDLINQYREQGMSIRDSIVEGGRRRLRPILMTAAATIFALLPMSLGLTESSAFISQPLAVVVIGGLITSTLLTLVLVPVGYSLVEGLKQRTRNRRDRKKGVRPVAAQPEAAVAAPRHAAPDAEPALS from the coding sequence ATGTCGTTCCTGACCAGGCTGAGCCTCGCCAGTCGCGGGCTCGTCGCCCTGATCACCGTGGCGATCCTCGGTGTCGGCGCGTACGTGCTACCGCAACTGCGCCAGCAGATGTTCCCGGACATCCAGTTCCCGAACGTCTCGGTGCTCGCCGCGTACCCCGGTGCCACCCCGGAGATCGTCGAAAGCCAGGTCACCATCCCGATCGAGCAGGCGGTCGCGGGTGTGGACGGGGCCACGGGCGTCAACTCCGTCTCCCGCAACGGCTCGGCCACCGTCGCCATCACGTTCGACTTCGGCGTCGACGTCGACAAGGTCGAGGGCGACATCCAGCAGGCGCTCAGCCGCATCAGCAACCGCCTGCCCGCCAACGTCGAGCCCACCGTCATCGCCGGCTCGACCGACGACATCCCGGTCATCCAGCTCGCCGCGAGCGGCGCGGGCGGCGACGACCAGGAGCTGGCGCGGCGGCTGCGGGCTGTGGTGGTCCCGGCCCTGAACAACATCGACGGCGTACGCGAGGCGACGCTCTCCGGCGCCCGCGACCCGCAGGTCACCATCGCGCTCGACCCGGCCAAGCTGGCCGCGCGCGGGCTGACCGCGCAGTCCGTCACGACCGCGCTGACCGCCAACGGCGTGAGCATGCCGGGCGGCGTGATCAGCGACGGCGGGCTCAGCTACTCGGTGGCCGTCGGCGGCCGCTTCACCACGCTGACCCAGCTCGGCGACCTGTACCTGACCCCGGCGGCCGGTGCCCCGGGTGCCCCGGCGGCACGTCCGGCCACCGCGCCGGGTGCCAAGCCCGCCGCGCCCAAGCCGCTGACGCAGCTCAAGGACGTCGCGACGCTGGCCTCGGCCCCGGCCGCGGCCAGCCAGCTGACCCGCACCAACGGCCAGCCGAGCATGGGCGTCGGCGTCACCGCCAAGCCCGGCGCCAACGCCGTCGAGATCTCGCACGCCGTCAACGACAAGCTGGCCGAGCTCGCCGCGCAGCTCGGCACCGGCGGCGCGCTGCAGGTCGTGTTCGACCAGGCGCCCGAGGTGGAGCGCTCGGTCAGCAGCCTCACCACCGAGGGCGCGCTGGGCCTGGTCTTCGCCGTACTGGTGATCCTGGTCTTCCTGCTGTCGGTCCGCTCGACCCTGGTCACCGCGGTCTCGATCCCGGTCAGCGTGGTCATCGCACTGATCGCGCTGTACACCGGCGACTACTCGCTCAACCTGTTCACCCTGGGCGGTCTGACCATCGCCATCGGCCGCGTCGTCGACGACTCGATCGTGGTCCTGGAGAACATCAAGCGCCACCTGGAGTACGGCGAGCCGAAGAAGGAGGCCATCCTCACCGCGGTGAAGGAGGTGTCCGGCGCGGTCACCGCCTCGACCCTGACCACGGTCGCGGTGTTCCTGCCCGTGGCGCTGGTCGGCGGGTTCGTCGGGCAGCTGTTCGGCCCGTTCGGCCTGACCGTGACCGCGGCGCTGCTGGCCTCGCTGCTGGTGTCGCTGACCATCGTCCCGGTGCTGGCGTTCTGGTTCCTCAAGTCGCCGCAGGGCACCGCCGAGGAACTGGCCGAGATCCGCGAGCAGGCCGAGGCCAAGGAGCTGCGCAGCCTGCTCCAGCGGGTGTACGTCCCGGTGCTGCGCTGGTCGCTGGCGCACCGCGCGATCACCCTGGTGGTGGCCGCGGTCATCTTCTTCGGCACGGTCGGACTGGCGAGCCGGATCGAGACCAGCTTCATCGGCAGCTCGGGCAACTCGTTCTCGATCACCCAGCAGCTGCCGACCGGCACCGACCTGGCCACCACGGACGCGGCCGCCAAGCGGGTCGAGCAGGTGCTCGCCGACACCGACGGCGTGAAGTCGTACCAGGTGACCGTCGGCGGCGGCGGGAGCATGTTCGGCGGCGGCGCCCCGGACACCACCAAGGCCCGGTTCCAGGTCACCTCGGACGCCGACGTCGACCAGGCGCAGCTGACCGAGACCCTGCGCGGCAAGATCGACGCGCTGGACGACACCGCCGTGGGCGAGGTCGTGGTCGGCGCGGTGCAGGGCGGCTTCGGCTCGTCCAACATCGAGGTGTCGGTCAACGCGCCCGACGACGCCACGCTGCGCGCGGCGGCCCAGCAGATCAAGGACGCGCTGACGCAGCTGAACGGCCTGACCGACGTCGACAGCGACCTGTCGGCCAGCACCCCGCAGGTGCAGGTCGCGCTGGACCGCCCCGCCGCGGCGCGGGTGGGCCTGACCGACGCGGCCGTCGGCCAGCTGGTCAACCAGGCCTTCCGCGGCACGACGGTGACCCGCGCGGTCATCGACGGCATCGAGCAGCCGGTGATCCTGCGTACCGGCGCCGCCCCGGTCGACCTGGCCGCGCTGCGCGCGCTGCCGATCGGCGGCGGGCTGCGCCTGGACGACGTCGCCGACGTGACCACGGTCGCCGGCCCGAGCCAGATCAACCGGGTGGAGCAGGTCCGCACCGCCAAGGTGTCGGGTGCCCCGACCGCCGAGGCGCTGGGCACGCTCGGCACCGAGCTGGAGGCCAAGCTCAAGGAGCTGAAGCTGCCGTCGGGTGCGACGTACAAGATCGGCGGCGTGCTGGAGAACCAGCAGTCGGCCTTCGGTGACCTGTTCCTGGCCATGGGCGTCGCGGTCGCACTGGTCTTCATCGTGATGATCGGTACGTTCCGGGGCCTGGCCCAGCCGATGGTGCTGCTGGTGTCGATCCCGTTCGCGGCCACCGGCGCGCTGCTGGCGCTGCTGGTCACCGGCCAGCCGATGGGCCTGGCCGCCATGATCGGCATGCTGATGCTGGTCGGCATCGTGGTCACCAACGCGATCGTGCTGCTCGACCTGATCAACCAGTACCGCGAGCAGGGCATGTCGATCCGGGACTCGATCGTCGAGGGCGGCCGGCGCCGCCTGCGGCCGATCCTGATGACCGCGGCCGCGACCATCTTCGCGCTGCTGCCGATGTCGCTGGGGCTCACCGAGTCGTCGGCGTTCATCTCGCAGCCGCTCGCGGTGGTGGTGATCGGCGGTCTGATCACCTCGACGCTGCTGACGCTGGTGCTGGTGCCGGTCGGCTACTCCCTGGTCGAGGGCCTCAAGCAGCGGACGCGCAACCGCCGGGACCGGAAGAAGGGTGTGCGGCCCGTCGCCGCGCAGCCCGAGGCAGCGGTCGCCGCGCCGCGGCACGCCGCCCCGGACGCGGAGCCGGCCCTGAGCTGA